Genomic window (Cydia amplana chromosome 11, ilCydAmpl1.1, whole genome shotgun sequence):
cagaatagtcgtggaatgtatagggccccatacattccacgactcttctctttccgcacagactctaaggcCTGCGGCACATTTagagcctgtgcggaaagagaagaatcgtgaaatgtatggaatccaatacattatacgactcttctctttccgcacagactattttGTCAGTGCAGTGACAACGACAAAAATACTGTGAAGATATTATAACTTGCTACTTTTGCTAGTGGCCACTGGCCGGTATGCACAAACTTTTTGGACATTGtcaaaatgaaaacatttatgTGCGTTACCTAAACTAACCCTGAATTGCAGGTAGGAaataatatcaaataaaataccATAATTTATTACCAAATTCTTACTAACTTTCAATTGAGATCTCCCTTAATATCTCATGCGAACCCAACTGAATTTGTAAGTTTCCCGGTTTTAACTCGCTCCTGGCAACACCACAGCGTGGCGCGTGCCGGCGCTGGCGCCTTTTTTCAACACAATTAAGTATTATAGAAAAAGCAAATAATTGGATTAGTGCGTGTCTCCGGGTGATGTATGAAGATTAGGCTTTCCCTTAATGTTACGTTATGGACTTTTCAACACTTGCTCTCTCTTCTGTCACGGAGTGATTTGTCATTGAATTAATGAGCGCTAACTATTTTAATGCTCTTTTTATTCAACGGacttaaatgtttttaaagCAAAGCGCCAACCAAAGTACCAAGTGCAAAAaaaattcatcatcttcctcgcgttgtcccggcattttgccacggctcatgggagcctggggtccgcttggcaactaatcccaggaattggcgtgggcactagttttaacgaaagcgactgccatctgaccttccaacccagagggtaaactaggcccttattgggattagccggtttcctcacgatgttttccttcaccgaaaagcgactggtaaatatcaaatgatatttcgtacataagttccgaaaaactcattggtacgagctggggtttgaacccgcgacctccggattgcaagtcgcacgctcttaccactaggccaccagcgcttccaagtgcaaaaaaaattaaaaatactaatttaatttgagtatactttttaaatatctatGTTTATTAACATTAACAATAGTTGTggtataaaacaatttaaacgacTACTTACCTATTATTGCAAATAACGATTAAAATTCGACATTATTTTATCAACTCGAAAACCGAAAACTATGTAGTTTTcaaagtacatatatatatatttgaccTAAGGTAGAAATTGAAAACTGTAGGTAATGAGCAGATTTAACTGTTCAACGAGGTAAAATAAACCATTAGGTACCTTCGTTATACTCATGTTTTTCGTCTTTAATTTTGTCCTTAGTTTGTTTCACCTAAGCCAAAACTCTTTTTACCACagcttagatagatagatttatttattgatactgATCATACATTGTCAACATGGGTTAATATTTACAATGGGATTCAAGTGAATTACCTTACTTACCTTATAGTGCTTACCAGCAATAGGCGGTATTATTTTTACAAGTCATCAACAACCCGACAGCATGCATTTACATCGTAATGCTACAATCACCCGGTCCGCATTTACCGTCGATATCGAAGCCACACAGGATAAAGGCGCCACATTCAGACCCATAGCCATTATCATAACACCATACCAAACATATATTCCTAATAGTTGGACTAACTTGGGAGAGCTGGGGTTTCGAGGCATCCAGTGTAACATGAACTTTTTCATTTCTTCTGCTCTGATAAAGGTTTCTTGTTGTTCTAAAGAGTGTGTAGAAAGTACGTTTCTGTATTTAACTTTCCAAGTAGGTTACGATTTTATTCACTTTTTTAAgataaacagttgaaatttggcttTATATGGATTTGTtaatatacaattttcatacgGATAATTTAACTTCccgttccataaataacgacacttttacataaattgtaaaatatgtaggtaccctcaagaaatagtacttataaaaatgtataggtacttactctacagtcatgtttaaaaaaatcacacaAGCATTATTACATTTCTGTGTAGAAGTACCACTAATTATAATTATCGTAGATCGTAGTCTTTGTGAAAATCTCGGTAAGTAGATATGTATGTAGTATTCTTATACTGGTTCCATCGATACAGCCAAGTTCGCTCCAAGTTCATTCGTTTTGAATGACCCCCATAACATTAGCAGCTGTAAGACTTATTGTCTCCTCACATATAAAACACCCATTACCAAGTCAAATGATTATCAACCTTCTGCTAACCACGTAAGAGCTACAGCGATGACACGTTTAAGTTGGTATTGTTGGCTATTTTATTGTGATGCGTTATTATTAATCGGATGTGTCAATTTATTGGGGTTCTGTTTCAATGGTTTTTTGCCGCAAATTTTAATGTGTTGGGATTATTTGACTGTAATTGTGTTATGACCCCTCGTGCATTTCATGTGACAAATTTATAGGTCTTTAATTTGAAAAGATCATAGCCATGTGAGCGATTACTTACCTTATATTATAGGAAACGATgcgagaaataaaaaatatcctaTAATATTACTTACGATCTGTATTATTGTAAGCCAAATTTCAGTCAACAATAAAGATCCTAACGTACGTGTACATAATATTCACATTTATAAGAATAGTGGGATAAAAATACTCAATCGTATAAAAAACCTATACCTTGCTTAGTTTAGCCTAGCTTGGCTTTTGTAAGTAACTACagtagttacctacctactttattattacattagacatcaattatttaataatctctAAGCTAAGctacaaatataaaattaaagcaaaattgtatttaaaccTGCTCCCAAATTACACGTTCTAATCTAATTTCGCGGTATTTTTTTCAAACCAAAAACTTTTTAATATGCTCACACCATAGACAATACCACGGTAATTTTTGTTAAGCATTTTACAAACGATGACAGTATTCGAAGGCATTTCAATGATATTACTGGAAATCAAATAAAGGAAGCATGGAACTGAAAAGTCCAAATGTAACGTTAAGTTTTTCAGTGAATAACAAAAATGCATTTGCAAATACTTGATTTACTTCACTTATTTTGTCGCCCAGAGTTCTATgcaaaagcaaataatttatatatgttttttacttttgaatAGTTAAAATTCCTAAGCTATTCCCATTTTGGTTAAATCAATATAATCCGAAAAAGATTCTTTGCAATTAGGACCGCtggctattatttattcttcactgtcaatgtcattttgacgtagaaatactaccatctatgtttTGACGacgtcataaataaaaaatgcataaaAAATGCCAGGTGCTTGTGAAGAAATTATTGATGATATAGAAGATTTAATATCTTCACAAGATATAACGCCTAAAGAGAGATATtccagtagaaaaaatgtgagtGTACGGTCAAAAAAACGGGAGAAGGATGCTGAGCCTGTGGAAAAAGTTATATTAGAAAGTGTCGTTCCAGGTAACCTCAAACTTGTGTTATTTTACGATAGAAACCATTTAAAAAGACAGTAATTACGTTGTTTTGCGAGTCTAGCACACAGACATACAATTTCCGCTCGGTCTAGCAGCTTTAAATGTTCTGTATACTAATTATGGTTAAAGCGAGGATCGAATCAAATCGGTATAGTTTGCATCATACAGCATATCAAGCATATGACTTGTTAAATATTTAGTGTGAAAAGAGATGATCTTAGTATTATTGTGTATTTCATAATGGATTGTAGCGGAATAGGGCATAAATCATACGTGgcctgttattaaaatatttcaacTTCAATAGCCGGCACAAAACGGCCAGGGTAGACAGGGTAGCCGAGGCAATGCGGCCGAGGCAAGTCCACACTGGCCGTTTTGCGCTCGAGGAAATTACCTCACGCGTATGCTCGctctgtgtggacccggctaATCATGTGCTCTGTATCTTATAACTTTCAGGAACACAAACAATCTACGTGAAGACATGGGGTTGTGCGCACAACAACTCAGACTCGGAGTACATGGCAGGACTGCTGGCTGCGGCCGGCTACCCCCTCACCGAGGACAAGTGGCAAGCCCAGCTGTGGTTACTTAACTCCTGCACTGTGAAGAGTCCTTCTGAGGACCATTTCAAGTGAGTTAATTATCAACCGAAATAAAGTCATATACAAAGAAAAATCTAAATTACTGGACAAGACAGAAAcagtaaaaagacttaaaaggaaGCACACCGTGCAATATGAAAGTAGTGGTTAAGTAAGATGATGGTCTCCATAACCCaagttttaatatctatataCAGCAAAACTGATTATAGTAGTGACCATGATGGCAGTTCAAAccagaacaaaaaaaatacaaagaaaaagattgtataattataatcaattgttattttcctacttgacgatcataatataaattcgtatagattagtgtataataatttatattgtaatttcatattatgaaataaataaatctaatctaatctaatctaatctatcaaGGCCTCCATCCCCCTGCAACAGCCGGCCCGAACCTTTTACTTGAGTCTATTTGGGACCGCCTAAACTGCATTAGAGCGATAGGAAAAATTCAGAAATGACAGTGAAAGTCTGACATTAGTACCTATTTTTATCTCATGTTTGTTTAAAGTTCAACATGTTTTAACAACCTATCTATCTATAGTATCTATATAGCCTTGTATTTCTGATCCTTGGGTACAATGGTTATTAAGTCgatattatcttttttttactacaatatTTAACAACCTAATTGTTTACAGAAATGAGGTGGAACTTGGCAAAAGCCGCGGCATACATGTAGTAGTGGCGGGCTGCGTGCCGCAAGGGGCCCCTCGCGCCGGCTACCTGCAGGGCATCAGTGTAGTTGGAGTGCAGCAGATTGACAGGATTGTTGAGCTTGTAGAAGAGACACTAAAAGGTAACTTAGAAAACAACAAGAGCATGAAATGGAACATTAATTGATAGCTCAAGCCCTTAGGATCTTACGGTTCTAATGTAACTTCTAAATAAcgtcaataaaatttaaataatttttaattgtaaCAGATTGGCATCAAACATTAAACATCatataaaataaaccttaagtTGGTATTGTTGATTCCAGAATGCAGCATTTTACTtgaaaatattaactttgtttACTCAAAATATAGGACTTTTTTCTTACAAAGCaatcattttaaatttacataatagtctgtgtggaaagagaagagtcgtgaaatttaTAGGACCCAATACATtgtacgactcttctctttccgcacggaTTCTATTAACGAAACCTACAGGAATTTTAGACAAATTTTATGGTGGTCTTTTAAATTCGTCACAAACCACTTGACCAAACTTTCTTCGCCAGGCCACACAGTTCGCCTGCTCGGCCAAAAGAAGACCTCCACAGGCCGCAAAGCAGGTGGCGCCTCCCTCCTCCTCCCCAAAGTCAGGAAGAACCCCCTCATCGAGATCATCCCCATCAACACGGGCTGTCTCAACCAGTGCACATACTGCAAAACTAAACATGCCCGAGGAGAACTGGGCAGCTATCCTCCTGAGGAGATCGTGGAGCGGGCGAGGCAGAGCTTTGAGGAGGGGGTGGTGGAGATCTGGCTCACTAGCGAGGATACAGGTAGGCTAATGTAGTAAACTAAACATGCCCGAGGAGAATTGGGCAGCTATCCTGAGGAGATCGTGGAGCGGGCGAGGCAGAGCTTTGAGGAGGGGGTGGTGGAGATCTGGCTCACTAGCGAGGATACAGGTAGGCTAATGTAGTAAACTAAACATGCCCGAGGAGAATTGGGCAGCTATCCTGAGGAGATCGTGGAGCGGGCGAGGCAGAGCTTTGAGGAGGGGGTGGTGGAGATCTGGCTCACTAGCGAGGATACAGGTAGGCTAATGTAGTAAACTAAACATGCCCGAGGAGAATTGGGCAGCTATCCTGAGGAGATCGTGGAGCGGGCGAGGCATAGCTTTGAGGAGGGGGTGGTGGAGATCTGGCTCACTAGCGAGGATACAGGTACGAGTAGGAGGTATTACTTACAATGATTCACAGATTGTATAAGTTgtgtatttgaaaaaaaaaggcgACAGAGTTTGaaaatgaaatatatcagtgtgcaataaataaaataaatgtctttatttcggacCAAAAGCGATCCATATTTAGTTAGTAACATTTTAGACTTAACACTATGTGAGGGTTACCAGCAATTTAATAGAAGTGCAAATTCTTCAACGAATTGTGGTAACCCTAGCAGTTAACCTAGACGACTTATGGAATTCAGTTTTTGTTAAGGTTCCTTAAAAAACTCCAGTTTATAAAATAAGATGTATAATCTTTCTTACGGTAAATGAATAAGTAAATTTTGACAAgcaaaacaacaaaataaaatacagcaTAATTCAGCTTTCTTGCAAACATGtattttaacattattaaattgtacaacgggacttaatcgcgtatctaagttttaagatttacctccgacgtttcgagggcggcgttgtccccgtggtctcggattaagtcccgttgtacaattttagtaatgtgtaaaaatcgtgaaagtttaaatcggtGTCGTGTATTTTTAGTTGAaatgtgtatttttaaattttaggcaCGTACGGTCGCGACATAGGCACATCCCTCCCCGCTCTACTCTGGCGCCTGGTGCAGGCGATCCCCGAGGGCTGCAGGGTGCGACTGGGCATGACGAACCCCCCGTACATCTTGGAACACTTGGCCGAGGTGGCCAAGGTGATACAGCACCCGAGAGTGTACAAGTAAGAATAAACttctataaaaacaaatttaaaagtggaaaaattactgtcttgggtgagacttgaactcacggcccctggatcgatactccagtgTTCTGCCATctaagccaccaagacctcatccatagccagcaaatctgtccaccatatgggtcaagtcgtgagttcaagtctcagccaagacagtaatttttccacttttaaatttattctaagcttaatagcatcgatcacAGAcgttctgcttgttaaaatttaaaaattctaTAAAAACATTTACTATCATtataccttataaaataaagtccccCCGCCGCTATATTTTAactgtattaatattttattcgggttcgtgtggtgaaaaattatgTGTTTCActtgggggcaaattttgtttaaccctcgcaacgctcgtATTACAATTTTGGTATGTTTCGattgtgctaatattgatacccgagcaagcgaaagattctaaaattgcaccacgagcgtagcgagtggttcgaaaaatggaatcttgagcgttgcgagggtttcatagcacgagggttaaacaaaatttgcccccgagtgaaacacaacatttatcaccacaccaacccgaagcaaatattaaatgtaaaatataaaaaaaaaatcaaacctaatcaaatttaaatgaatgttattaaatatttatcatccaaaatcatcatttaaaagtcaattctaccagcaaacataagaaaacaactcgaaatttgcatttgattactttgcctcacatgtgaataaaatgcaactttgctattagTTTTtcaagtgcaaagtaagcctttccgagctggtgtggtgaagtagttatttgtacaacaagagatcaaagtttgatatttcttcgagtgcttatttgggACTCcaaagcaagcgaaagattctatactagattcactcgctacgctcgtctaatttaatttaatactctaatttaatactctaataatctaaattagaatcttgagcgtagtaagggactcaaaagcgcacgagatgtaaataactttaatctcgtgtagttcacaaaacttttcacctcagcagtgagaacatattagagaacccgaaaaatgtattccttcttcatcacttacctctattcactcatgttttcttaagatatactaacaattaagttttcacctcagcagctcgaacaagggtactatgctacttaaaaacagtgagcaaaatcgcattttgctcgtTTTGTCtctctcagtgagcaaaatgcgattttgctcactgtttttaagtagcaaagtacccttgttcgagctgctgtggtgaaaataaatatgtttctAGGTTCCTCCATGTGCCCGTTCAGTCGGGCAGCGACGCAGTACTTGCTGACATGAAGAGGGAATACTCCTGCGCAGACTTTGAACACGTCGTAAATTTTCTTAGAAAAGAGTGAGCATATTATTTAAGAGCtaattacatttttgataatgtggccatttatacccGAAGAGCGGCTTTAATAAAAGcaaagaaaatttgaaatagaggcggattgtcaaagtaaattatgtagccacagtaaatttactgccatctttcgacagaagattaaaactgttagaacgccatttgactttgatacttattctttcactgatatgtgttaattagggaatgcaaatcggttattttttgtatggaaataaccgcggtttcggttaataaccgattatttccatacaaaaaaataaccgaaaataacctatttgcattccctagtgttaatttgttaatattgaaattcacgccatctactcgaAACTAGGccgtatggtgcaatcttttcgagcgatggcgccataacctttgacCTACTGGAAGAAAATAGGATGGTGTTTCAACTAAATCCGCTGTCTGTCCATTGGTATACTCGTATTACAGCATTTAATTACAGCCATTTTATTTCCTTTCACAGTTTTATatagcctcgtgccgcccaatgtacattaggatgtacactcggtttcgatggaatgtcaaccttaattaaaaacaaactagGTAGCATTTTATTTGTCTCGTAATATTTTCGAACAAAGtaaattcaacccaattgaaaatataacaagattcaaacttgcttggctataattttgtatggtggacGAGGATAGTGTGACTTGATTAAAATGTCACATAAGGTTTTTTATCCATTTTCCAGAGTTCCCGGCATGACCATAGCCACAGACATAATCTGCGGGTTCCCCACGGAAACGGAAGTGGACTTCGAGCACACCATGACGCTATGCCGGAAGTACCGCTTCCCTTCACTCTTCATCAACCAGTTTTTTCCCCGTCCGGGCACGCCTGCTGCTAAAATGACCAAGGTAAGGTTTTATCTTGAATTTCGACTTCATTCGAAGAcaatctctattgtttcccaaaaagtattaagtcataatgtattgttagcCCGCactttcgttagtcataatttgtttggttcagaaacgcgtcacttttcaggattgccataaaattacagacaatccaacctctagacatagcatagtcgcgctaccccctctgccacacatacggtagcgttactccatcttcgagtcaatcccgtgccgtgattggtccgtgtctttgaacggaccaatcacggcacgggattcgctcacctcgtccccccgcacccccgtatttttggcagcatcggtttcatgaaataattggcctaagctcagtctagaggttggattgtcagtgcataaaacaaacctaacctaaccaatctataggataacctaacgaaaaatcctgaaaagttaacggtttcagttttatgactaatgataatatgacaaactatACAACATGGATTTTCATTTAATTCCAGGTACCCGGCCAAGAGGTAAAAAAGCGAACGAAGATGCTCTCCGAATTCTTCCGCTCGTACGAGCCGTACGGCCACAAAGTCGGCGAAACACAACAAGTGCTCGTCACCGACATATCGCACGACAAAAACTATTTCGTGGCCCACAACGAATTTTACGAACAAGTGTTAGTACCGAAGGAAGAGAAATATATGGGGAAAATGctaactgtcaaaattacgGCGGCTACGAAATACTCTATGATGGGCCAGCCCATAGACAAGCCAAAGATGCCCGGTTTGACAGCTCCGTTAAAAAAAGGTGAGGTCTCTGGGCTCTATGGGGTTGAGAAAAAGAAAATGGCGGTGCCTTTGCCGATATATGTTCTGATATTTGCGGTGGTGTTGAGGCTGATCTGGTTTTTCTTAtagtattttgtaaataaaattgttttaagcattttttttgttttatttggtaCAGCACATGTCCGTTTAAGTCAACTTTGTTTAAGTCCGTTTAagacaaagtgagggagtgtcattgtAACTTCATATGTACTACACTCATAGACATTTAATGACATTTAATAATGTCGTTGCCACACTTCTCTAGGCATGATTTTTTTGTCGAAATAGACCACTAGATGGCTCTGTTACGACCAGAAACTAGGTAACGCTCGGCAGTGTCAGAAACCACAATACGTTGTTTTCAGGATTTTGAGTTCACCTGTACAGACTTTCATCCCGtataaactagctgttgcccgcaaCGACGTTTGCGGTATTTTTGTAAACCCCATCATTGGGTTTTGTAAAAATGGGCGATTACCGTGCATTAAATTTACGATTTGATAACTTAGTAtacagtaaaacccgcttaatacgatcacgtttaatacgatttcccgtaTAATAAGCCATTTTACGCCGGTCCCTGCAATTTTAGGcctgttttcatacattttttcacggttaatacgactcgagtcccgcttaatacgccatctaaaattatatattacttatccgTCCCATTACGTACCATCTGTACGTTTGTGTTTTTGtcataaccgtcgtattgttatgcaatacgccgttagccaacatttttatgtgtttattacctacattaggttttttgttttgtctaatatCTTTTGTCGGGTCCTTATCGGCGTGAGAAGGCGATGCCATCTGCTTGACCGTTATGGAGCACGGAGTGCAAGCTATCGCTCCCAGATTTATTTGCAGCCAGTTTCTCCAAGACTTTCTAGTTGAGCCTATCGTTAGTGTTCCTAGATTATTtaacttatacctacctacacttaagATCACATTCGCTCATTATCAtccattattatagttttttttgttcacgtttaatacgatttcccgtttaaaacgctttttttgctaggtcccctcagaatcgtcttaagcgggttctactgtatatgtcgcagtcggatcgtataatccgccgtattacattacggctagccgttt
Coding sequences:
- the LOC134651943 gene encoding threonylcarbamoyladenosine tRNA methylthiotransferase, which produces MPGACEEIIDDIEDLISSQDITPKERYSSRKNVSVRSKKREKDAEPVEKVILESVVPGTQTIYVKTWGCAHNNSDSEYMAGLLAAAGYPLTEDKWQAQLWLLNSCTVKSPSEDHFKNEVELGKSRGIHVVVAGCVPQGAPRAGYLQGISVVGVQQIDRIVELVEETLKGHTVRLLGQKKTSTGRKAGGASLLLPKVRKNPLIEIIPINTGCLNQCTYCKTKHARGELGSYPPEEIVERARQSFEEGVVEIWLTSEDTGTYGRDIGTSLPALLWRLVQAIPEGCRVRLGMTNPPYILEHLAEVAKVIQHPRVYKFLHVPVQSGSDAVLADMKREYSCADFEHVVNFLRKEVPGMTIATDIICGFPTETEVDFEHTMTLCRKYRFPSLFINQFFPRPGTPAAKMTKVPGQEVKKRTKMLSEFFRSYEPYGHKVGETQQVLVTDISHDKNYFVAHNEFYEQVLVPKEEKYMGKMLTVKITAATKYSMMGQPIDKPKMPGLTAPLKKGEVSGLYGVEKKKMAVPLPIYVLIFAVVLRLIWFFL